The genome window TGTAGGGCGCGAGCCGATCCCACGGGAAATCCGGCAACGCGATCACGTGGTCCCCCAGTCAGTGCACGGTGACGACGACCGGCCCATGGCCGCGGCATGGGCCGTGCTACCGCGGGGTCACCGCGGGCTCAGGTGAGCGCGGCGAGCGTGCGGAGACCCCGGCGGTCAGTGCTCCCCGCCCTGCGGCGGGAGCGCGGCGACGATGGGGTGATCTTTGTTGATCTTGCCCAGCTTCGAGGCGCCGCCGGGTGACCCGAGGTCGTCGAAGAACTCGACGTTCGCCTTGTAGAAGTCCTTCCACTGCTCGGGCAGGTCGTCCTCGTAGTAGATCGCCTCTACCGGGCAGACCGGCTCACACGCCCCGCAGTCCACGCACTCGTCGGGGTGGA of Thermobispora bispora DSM 43833 contains these proteins:
- the fdxA gene encoding ferredoxin: MTYVIAQPCVDVLDKACVEECPVDCIYEGERMLYIHPDECVDCGACEPVCPVEAIYYEDDLPEQWKDFYKANVEFFDDLGSPGGASKLGKINKDHPIVAALPPQGGEH